In the Gemmatimonadaceae bacterium genome, one interval contains:
- a CDS encoding oxidative damage protection protein → MPARVTCVRCGETREGFEKPPFPGPVGARAGEEICRECWAAWVKQQMMLINHYGLNLMDPQARAFLTKQMEAFLFGGKREEIDTSKQGTISH, encoded by the coding sequence GTGCCAGCCAGGGTCACGTGCGTCCGCTGCGGCGAGACGCGCGAAGGATTTGAGAAGCCGCCGTTTCCGGGCCCCGTGGGGGCCCGGGCCGGCGAGGAGATCTGCCGCGAGTGCTGGGCGGCGTGGGTCAAGCAGCAGATGATGCTGATCAACCACTACGGGCTGAACCTGATGGATCCGCAGGCCCGGGCCTTCCTCACCAAGCAGATGGAAGCCTTCCTTTTCGGCGGGAAGCGTGAGGAGATCGATACCAGCAAGCAGGGGACGATCAGTCACTAA
- the ligD gene encoding non-homologous end-joining DNA ligase yields MARSKAPRKRAGATSGKEKAAAGQLKEYRRKRDFSRTREPAGGAGPARKKTSARKGLRFVIQKHAARNLHFDLRLELDGVMKSWAVPKGPSIDPTVKRLAMQVEDHPIEYNTFEGTIPAGQYGGGTVMLWDRGTYTTVEPVDDEEEALREGYRKGDFKIYFHGERLQGSYVLVRMKGARFGSSDKPQWLFIKHRDEFAGREDIAETYDSSVVSGRTMDEIAADRKSKAWNSNRGNAAEARKAARAAAKAEAKKPPARTVARSDPKPLKLSKVLEPMFASVGSEIPKGDWTFEPKYDGVRVLAFCTAKDARLVTRNGHDKSRQFPEIAEALRKLASSARRDFVLDGEVVALKQGEPVRFQELQGRMHVTDDKAIAVHREGSPVGICLFDILVDGKDVLVREPWSERRARLEKRIASRTSSVIRLGETSDDGEKLLAQAKQQGWEGIIAKRTGAAYEPGVRSRAWLKLKIEFRQEFAVGGYTEPRNSRSHIGAILLGYYDGDDFVYAGHTGGGFTDQGLADMYKLLAPLERDTPPFSTRPKTNEKPHWVKPKIVVEVKFSEWTADGKLRQPIYLGTRTDKSASKITREAMSAQPRARESMPAKKTSTRAKTAKAAARAKKTTAAKKTTPAKRRSAARSTGKLIAGAEPPAPLRADAARVLKQIDELCGSDKRGTLDFGKGRTLSVTNLAKVFFQSTSHTKGDLLRYYTLVSPFILPTIADRPLVLKRFPNGIHGEAFYQQKASDDTPDGVRVEVVTNDDGEKQRRIVGGDLLTLLYTIQLGAVSVDPWHGRFPDLAYADYSIIDLDPGPKAKFGRVVQIAIWVKEVLDELGLHAALKTSGSEGLHVYIPLPPRTPTDASTLVAQIVAERVAREHPKEATVKRFTKHRGEAEVYVDYLQNIKGKTVAGPYCVRARDGATVSTPLDWDELTAELDPRDFTIDSVMERFTAKGDIWGTAMKRKNSLRKLLAANTRKEK; encoded by the coding sequence ATGGCGCGCAGCAAAGCGCCGCGTAAGCGCGCCGGAGCAACGTCCGGAAAAGAGAAGGCCGCGGCCGGGCAGCTGAAGGAATACCGCCGCAAGCGCGACTTCTCGCGTACGCGCGAGCCGGCGGGTGGAGCCGGGCCCGCGCGCAAGAAGACGTCGGCGCGGAAAGGCCTGCGTTTCGTGATCCAGAAACACGCGGCCCGCAACCTTCACTTCGATCTCCGCCTGGAGCTCGACGGCGTCATGAAGAGCTGGGCCGTGCCGAAAGGGCCCAGCATCGATCCGACGGTGAAGCGGCTCGCGATGCAGGTCGAGGATCATCCCATCGAGTACAACACGTTCGAGGGGACGATACCCGCGGGCCAGTACGGCGGCGGCACGGTGATGCTCTGGGACCGCGGCACGTACACCACGGTCGAGCCCGTCGACGACGAAGAGGAGGCGCTCCGCGAAGGGTACCGCAAGGGCGATTTCAAGATCTACTTTCACGGCGAGCGGTTGCAGGGCTCGTACGTGCTCGTTCGAATGAAAGGTGCCAGGTTCGGCTCATCCGACAAGCCGCAGTGGCTGTTCATCAAGCACCGCGACGAGTTCGCCGGCCGCGAAGACATCGCGGAGACGTACGACAGCTCGGTCGTCAGCGGCCGCACGATGGACGAGATCGCGGCGGACAGGAAGAGCAAGGCGTGGAACAGCAACCGCGGCAACGCGGCCGAAGCGCGCAAGGCCGCGCGCGCGGCCGCGAAGGCCGAAGCGAAGAAGCCTCCTGCCCGGACGGTTGCGCGCAGCGACCCGAAACCGCTCAAGCTCTCGAAAGTGCTCGAGCCGATGTTCGCCAGCGTCGGCAGCGAGATCCCGAAAGGGGACTGGACGTTCGAGCCCAAGTACGACGGCGTGCGCGTGCTCGCGTTCTGTACCGCGAAGGACGCGAGGCTCGTCACCCGCAACGGGCACGACAAGTCGCGGCAGTTTCCCGAGATCGCCGAGGCGCTCCGCAAGCTCGCGTCTTCCGCGCGGCGCGACTTTGTGCTCGACGGCGAGGTCGTCGCGCTCAAGCAGGGAGAGCCCGTGCGCTTTCAGGAGCTGCAGGGCCGCATGCACGTGACCGATGACAAGGCGATCGCGGTCCACCGGGAGGGATCGCCCGTCGGGATCTGCCTGTTCGACATTCTGGTCGACGGGAAGGACGTGCTCGTCCGCGAGCCGTGGAGCGAGCGGCGCGCGCGCCTCGAGAAGCGGATCGCCTCGCGCACGTCGAGCGTGATCCGGCTCGGCGAGACCAGCGACGACGGCGAGAAGCTGCTCGCGCAGGCGAAGCAGCAGGGTTGGGAAGGGATCATAGCCAAGCGCACCGGCGCCGCGTACGAGCCGGGCGTCCGCTCGCGCGCGTGGCTCAAGCTCAAGATCGAGTTCCGGCAGGAGTTTGCCGTCGGCGGTTACACCGAGCCGCGCAACAGCCGCTCGCACATCGGCGCGATCCTGCTCGGCTACTACGACGGCGACGACTTCGTGTACGCCGGACACACCGGCGGCGGCTTCACCGATCAGGGGCTGGCGGACATGTACAAGCTGCTCGCGCCGCTCGAGCGGGACACGCCGCCGTTCAGCACGCGGCCTAAGACGAACGAGAAGCCGCACTGGGTAAAGCCGAAGATCGTAGTCGAAGTGAAGTTCAGCGAATGGACCGCCGACGGAAAGCTCCGCCAGCCCATCTACCTCGGCACCCGCACCGACAAGTCGGCGAGCAAGATCACCCGCGAGGCGATGAGCGCGCAGCCGCGAGCGAGGGAATCCATGCCCGCAAAAAAGACCTCGACACGCGCAAAGACGGCGAAAGCCGCCGCGCGCGCGAAGAAAACCACGGCCGCCAAAAAGACCACGCCGGCGAAGAGAAGGAGCGCGGCGAGATCCACCGGCAAGCTGATCGCCGGCGCCGAGCCGCCGGCACCGCTCCGCGCCGATGCGGCCCGTGTCCTCAAGCAGATAGACGAGCTGTGCGGCAGCGACAAGCGCGGCACGCTCGACTTCGGTAAAGGCCGGACGCTCTCCGTCACGAACCTGGCCAAGGTCTTTTTCCAGTCCACCAGCCACACGAAGGGCGACCTGCTCCGCTACTACACGCTCGTCTCTCCGTTCATCCTCCCGACGATCGCCGACAGACCGCTGGTGCTCAAGCGGTTTCCCAACGGGATCCACGGCGAGGCGTTCTACCAGCAGAAGGCTTCCGACGACACACCCGACGGCGTTCGCGTCGAGGTAGTCACCAACGACGACGGTGAGAAGCAGCGCCGCATAGTGGGCGGCGATCTGCTCACTCTGCTCTACACGATCCAGCTCGGCGCCGTCTCGGTGGACCCGTGGCACGGCCGTTTCCCCGATCTCGCGTACGCCGACTACTCGATCATCGATCTCGATCCGGGGCCGAAGGCGAAGTTCGGGCGCGTCGTGCAGATAGCGATCTGGGTGAAGGAAGTGCTCGACGAGCTCGGGCTGCACGCGGCGCTCAAGACATCAGGCTCGGAGGGTTTGCACGTGTACATCCCGCTCCCGCCGCGGACGCCCACTGACGCGTCCACGCTGGTCGCGCAGATTGTCGCGGAGCGCGTGGCGCGCGAGCACCCGAAGGAAGCGACGGTCAAGCGGTTCACGAAACACCGCGGCGAGGCGGAGGTGTACGTCGATTATCTGCAGAACATCAAGGGGAAGACGGTCGCCGGGCCGTACTGCGTTCGGGCGCGCGATGGAGCGACAGTTTCGACTCCCCTCGACTGGGACGAATTGACTGCGGAGCTCGATCCACGGGACTTTACGATCGATTCGGTAATGGAGCGGTTTACTGCGAAAGGGGACATCTGGGGAACGGCGATGAAGCGGAAGAACTCGTTGCGGAAGCTGCTGGCCGCGAACACGCGCAAGGAGAAATGA
- a CDS encoding TIM barrel protein, whose translation MKSGVLSVAAIPSPRSSWLQPPRTFRLRYAPHFGMFREHAGSDLVAQLEFMRAEGFVALEDNGMKDRPVADQDRVAAAMTRLGMQMGVFVAHTIKWREPDLVQAESRDAFLREIRESVDVAKRVNARWMTVVPGHVDMRLHREFQTANVIETLKRAAAILEPHGLVLVLEPLNTLRDHPGQFLMRVPQAHMICKAVGSPACKILFDMYHQQITEGNLIPNIDAAWDEVAYFQVGDNPGRKEPGTGEVNYRNVFRHIHAKGYTGIVGMEHGNARPGREGERAVIDAYAAADQWD comes from the coding sequence TTGAAGTCCGGCGTATTGTCCGTAGCGGCGATCCCGTCGCCGCGATCGTCCTGGTTGCAGCCGCCGAGGACGTTCAGGCTCCGCTACGCGCCCCATTTCGGAATGTTCCGCGAGCACGCCGGGAGCGATCTCGTCGCGCAGCTGGAGTTCATGCGCGCGGAGGGATTCGTCGCGTTAGAGGACAACGGAATGAAGGACCGGCCGGTAGCGGATCAGGATCGCGTCGCGGCGGCAATGACGCGGCTGGGGATGCAGATGGGCGTGTTTGTGGCCCACACGATCAAGTGGCGTGAGCCTGATCTCGTGCAGGCCGAGAGCCGCGACGCGTTCCTGCGGGAGATTCGCGAGTCGGTGGACGTGGCGAAGCGGGTGAACGCTAGGTGGATGACGGTGGTGCCCGGGCACGTGGACATGCGCCTGCACAGGGAGTTTCAGACAGCAAACGTCATCGAGACGTTGAAGCGCGCGGCGGCCATTCTCGAGCCGCACGGGCTGGTGCTGGTGCTGGAGCCGCTCAACACGCTGCGGGATCATCCCGGGCAGTTTCTCATGCGAGTGCCGCAGGCGCACATGATCTGCAAGGCGGTGGGGAGCCCGGCGTGCAAGATCCTCTTCGACATGTACCACCAGCAGATCACCGAAGGGAACCTGATCCCGAACATCGACGCGGCGTGGGACGAGGTGGCCTATTTCCAGGTGGGAGACAATCCGGGGCGGAAGGAGCCAGGGACCGGCGAGGTGAACTATCGGAACGTCTTCCGGCACATTCACGCCAAGGGGTACACGGGGATCGTGGGGATGGAGCACGGGAACGCGCGGCCGGGGCGCGAGGGGGAGCGGGCGGTGATCGATGCGTACGCGGCGGCGGACCAATGGGATTGA
- a CDS encoding M1 family metallopeptidase, whose protein sequence is MKRTVLALFCLACAPQQPVTTAPRPADASVVLESKAGDSAAPASARSSVQWRTIDEDLFILPQRGTWSGPNRYRSADGSPGPDYWQQRADYTIATQLDTAAKRISGTVSIRYTNNSPDTLRFVWLQLGQNLYRAGSKGAALYPADSRWGVRGFLGGFDLSDVRTNGRAATLHVDDTMLRLALDRPLPPGGRATIAMSFAFLVPEYGSDRMARDGSFYEIAQWYPRMAVYDDVRGWNIEPYLGQGEFYLEYGDIDYSITVPAGYVVAGSGVLDNPEQVLTAEQRRRLAVAARSDTVVRIIPPAEAVARPTPGTKTWRFTARNVRDVAWAAAPDFRWDATSWKGILTQAYYYPEAGKGWEAAAEQTQFSIRTYSELFFQYPYPQATSVAGPVGGMEYPMFVMVHGGATPAAVFGTLDHEHGHEWFPMIVGSNERLYAWQDEGFNTYINSFSNERRYPGREAWSAYSANWKSIVERGIDSPLMTAPDNVHPSALGAVGYRKPAAVLLMLRNHVVGPELFDAAFREYTRKWAFKHPTPADFFRTIESYAGGDLSWYWRAFFYGNDVLDIGVTSVTQSDTGQMLATVGLRRMTSVPFPVMLRVRYADGGTEDFRLPEKIWARGDAFAATLPTRGRVIGVRLWPIPSVPDWNSENDTWGDAPPADSPAPTTR, encoded by the coding sequence ATGAAAAGAACCGTCCTCGCGCTTTTCTGCCTCGCCTGCGCCCCGCAGCAGCCCGTCACCACCGCCCCGCGCCCCGCCGATGCTTCCGTCGTCCTCGAAAGCAAGGCTGGCGATTCGGCGGCGCCCGCCTCCGCGCGGTCTTCCGTACAGTGGCGAACAATCGACGAGGATCTTTTCATTCTTCCGCAGCGGGGCACTTGGTCGGGACCCAATCGGTACCGATCCGCCGACGGCTCACCCGGACCCGACTACTGGCAGCAGCGCGCGGACTACACGATCGCCACCCAGCTCGACACGGCGGCCAAGCGGATCAGCGGGACCGTGAGCATCCGCTACACCAACAACTCGCCGGATACTCTTCGATTCGTCTGGCTGCAGCTGGGCCAGAATCTGTACCGGGCCGGCAGCAAAGGCGCGGCACTCTATCCAGCCGATTCGCGCTGGGGAGTGCGCGGCTTTCTTGGCGGGTTCGACCTGAGCGACGTCAGAACGAACGGCCGCGCCGCGACACTGCACGTGGATGATACGATGCTGCGCCTGGCACTCGACCGTCCGCTGCCGCCGGGCGGACGCGCGACGATCGCGATGAGCTTTGCCTTCCTCGTGCCGGAGTACGGCTCCGACAGGATGGCGAGAGACGGGAGCTTTTACGAGATCGCGCAATGGTATCCGCGAATGGCCGTGTACGACGACGTTCGCGGCTGGAACATCGAGCCCTACCTCGGCCAGGGCGAGTTCTATCTCGAGTACGGCGACATCGACTACTCCATCACGGTCCCGGCCGGCTACGTGGTCGCGGGCAGCGGTGTGCTCGACAACCCGGAGCAGGTGCTGACAGCCGAGCAAAGACGGCGGCTCGCGGTCGCGGCGCGGAGCGACACGGTGGTGCGGATCATCCCGCCGGCGGAAGCGGTGGCTCGCCCGACGCCGGGGACGAAGACGTGGCGCTTCACCGCCCGCAACGTGCGCGACGTAGCGTGGGCGGCGGCACCCGATTTCAGGTGGGACGCGACGAGCTGGAAGGGAATCCTGACGCAGGCGTACTACTACCCGGAAGCGGGAAAGGGGTGGGAGGCCGCGGCCGAGCAGACCCAGTTCAGCATCCGGACGTACTCCGAGCTGTTCTTCCAGTATCCGTATCCGCAGGCGACGAGCGTGGCCGGTCCCGTCGGAGGCATGGAGTATCCGATGTTCGTGATGGTGCACGGTGGCGCCACTCCGGCGGCGGTCTTTGGAACGCTGGATCACGAGCATGGGCATGAATGGTTTCCCATGATCGTCGGGTCGAACGAGCGGCTGTACGCGTGGCAGGACGAGGGATTCAATACCTACATCAACTCGTTCTCCAACGAGCGCAGATATCCGGGACGCGAGGCGTGGAGCGCCTACTCCGCGAATTGGAAGTCGATAGTCGAGCGGGGGATCGATTCACCGCTCATGACCGCGCCCGACAACGTGCATCCCTCCGCACTCGGAGCCGTAGGATATCGCAAGCCCGCGGCGGTGCTGCTGATGCTGCGGAATCACGTGGTGGGACCCGAGCTGTTCGACGCGGCGTTTCGCGAATACACGCGCAAGTGGGCGTTCAAGCATCCGACGCCGGCCGACTTCTTCCGCACGATCGAGAGCTACGCCGGCGGAGACCTGTCGTGGTACTGGCGCGCGTTCTTCTACGGGAACGACGTGCTGGACATCGGCGTCACCAGCGTGACGCAGAGCGACACCGGGCAGATGCTGGCCACGGTGGGCTTGAGACGGATGACGTCGGTGCCGTTTCCGGTGATGCTGCGCGTGCGCTACGCGGATGGAGGTACGGAGGACTTCCGGCTGCCGGAAAAGATCTGGGCGCGGGGTGACGCATTCGCCGCGACGCTGCCCACCCGCGGGCGCGTGATCGGCGTGCGGCTCTGGCCCATTCCGTCGGTCCCCGACTGGAACAGCGAGAACGACACCTGGGGCGATGCGCCGCCGGCGGATTCGCCGGCCCCAACGACCCGCTGA
- a CDS encoding glycoside hydrolase family 3 protein, with protein sequence MKLSTILVAAACLSCAAIPASTPQPGSAAQASNWVDSVLASMTLREKAAQMVWPTVLGDYTALDSPQWQRVRREIVEDKVGGYTVSVGSPTEIAAKLNAMQRLSEVPLLVGADLEFGAGFRARGGYFVPNAIDLGGAVLFPTQMALGATRDTALAYEQGRVTAIEGRALGIHIAYAPILDVNSNPANPVINVRSYGEDPHLDGRLGASFIRGLQEHGMLATGKHFPGHGDTEVNSHLALPVITVSRARLDSLELTPFRAAIAAGVGAMMSFHGVMPALDSTGVPGTLSREVLTDLLREEMGFGGVIISDAMDMRGVLDQFGAEEATKRAVAAGADVLIQPLDIRATIDAIVEGVAENRYTEARIDAAVRRLLALKQRMGLDRNRLVPLDSVRAVVGGSANYAVAREIADRSIVLLKDSGRQLLRNPTPGMRVLSITVARRADLAAGAAFNAELRRVYPRLRTIFVPADDISGSLARLEAATDSADVTIIGSYVGQGWDAVTVGAPRPFVDFVQRSSARGRDPIVVAFGNPYLLSQIPSVPTYLIAWSGAPVSQIAAARALLVEIPITGRLPITIGAFAPGSAIIKRPPRNR encoded by the coding sequence ATGAAGCTCTCCACGATCCTTGTCGCTGCGGCGTGCCTGTCATGCGCGGCGATCCCCGCGTCCACCCCGCAACCTGGCAGCGCGGCACAGGCTTCCAACTGGGTCGATTCGGTGCTCGCTTCCATGACTCTGCGCGAGAAGGCCGCGCAAATGGTCTGGCCCACGGTCCTCGGCGATTACACGGCGCTCGACTCGCCGCAGTGGCAGCGCGTCCGCAGGGAAATCGTCGAGGACAAGGTCGGCGGATACACAGTGTCCGTCGGATCGCCGACGGAGATCGCCGCCAAACTGAACGCGATGCAGCGGCTCAGCGAGGTCCCGCTCCTCGTCGGCGCGGACCTCGAGTTCGGCGCGGGCTTCCGGGCGCGCGGCGGCTACTTCGTACCCAACGCGATCGACCTCGGCGGCGCGGTGCTCTTTCCCACGCAGATGGCGCTCGGCGCCACGCGCGATACGGCGCTCGCGTACGAGCAGGGACGGGTCACCGCGATCGAGGGGCGCGCGCTCGGCATTCACATCGCCTACGCGCCGATACTCGACGTCAACAGCAATCCGGCCAACCCGGTGATCAACGTCCGCTCCTACGGCGAGGACCCGCACCTGGACGGCAGGCTCGGCGCGTCCTTCATCCGCGGGCTGCAGGAGCACGGGATGCTCGCCACGGGCAAGCACTTCCCGGGACACGGCGACACGGAGGTGAACTCCCATCTCGCGCTGCCGGTCATCACGGTCAGTCGCGCGCGGCTCGACAGCCTGGAACTCACGCCCTTTCGCGCTGCCATCGCCGCCGGCGTTGGCGCGATGATGTCGTTTCACGGCGTGATGCCGGCGCTGGATTCGACGGGCGTGCCGGGCACACTGTCGCGTGAGGTCCTGACCGACTTGCTGCGCGAGGAGATGGGATTCGGCGGCGTCATCATCTCCGACGCGATGGACATGCGCGGCGTGCTGGATCAGTTCGGCGCCGAGGAGGCGACCAAGCGCGCGGTCGCGGCCGGAGCGGACGTGCTGATCCAGCCGCTCGACATCCGCGCGACGATCGACGCGATCGTCGAAGGCGTGGCGGAGAACCGGTACACCGAGGCGCGGATCGACGCCGCGGTGCGGCGGCTCCTGGCTCTCAAGCAGCGCATGGGTCTGGACCGCAACCGGCTCGTGCCGCTCGACTCGGTGCGCGCGGTGGTGGGCGGCAGCGCCAACTACGCGGTGGCGCGTGAGATTGCGGATCGGTCGATAGTCCTCCTAAAGGATTCAGGCCGACAGCTCCTGCGCAATCCGACGCCCGGCATGCGCGTTCTGTCCATCACGGTCGCGCGTCGCGCCGACCTCGCCGCGGGTGCGGCGTTCAACGCCGAGCTGAGGCGGGTTTACCCGCGCTTGCGGACGATCTTCGTCCCCGCGGACGACATCTCCGGGTCGCTGGCACGGTTGGAGGCTGCCACGGATTCAGCCGACGTAACTATTATCGGCTCATACGTAGGCCAGGGTTGGGACGCCGTGACGGTTGGCGCCCCACGACCGTTTGTGGATTTCGTCCAGCGCAGCTCCGCTCGCGGCCGGGATCCGATCGTGGTGGCGTTCGGGAACCCGTACCTGCTGAGCCAGATTCCATCCGTGCCGACCTACCTCATTGCCTGGAGCGGCGCGCCCGTATCGCAGATCGCCGCGGCCCGAGCTCTGCTCGTCGAAATCCCCATTACAGGGCGCCTCCCGATCACCATTGGGGCGTTTGCGCCCGGGAGCGCGATCATCAAGCGGCCGCCGCGGAATCGATAA
- a CDS encoding fatty acid desaturase: protein MPYFAAWASEWWIPVVFILIAGHITNVCVTLFLHRSQTHRSVKIHSLAAVPMRVWLWMSTSIITKEWVACHRKHHAFADREGDPHSPLLEGLRNIVLKGALYYRKAVNQPGVLEKYGKGTPNDWLERQLLTPLNWLGILVMLAVDIYLFGFFVGPLVWGVQMLWIPFWAAGIINGVGHAVGYRNFSVKDHSRNILPIAIWLGGEELHNNHHADPHSAKFKAKWYEFDIGWIYLRLLQLFGLAKIEYART, encoded by the coding sequence ATGCCTTATTTCGCCGCCTGGGCGAGCGAGTGGTGGATACCAGTGGTATTCATCCTCATCGCCGGCCACATCACCAACGTCTGCGTAACTCTGTTTCTGCACAGGTCGCAAACCCACCGCAGCGTCAAGATTCACTCGCTGGCGGCGGTGCCGATGCGCGTCTGGCTCTGGATGTCCACCTCCATCATCACGAAGGAGTGGGTCGCCTGCCACCGCAAGCACCACGCGTTCGCCGATCGCGAGGGCGATCCGCACAGCCCCCTGCTCGAAGGCCTGCGCAACATCGTGCTGAAGGGCGCGCTGTACTACAGGAAGGCGGTCAACCAGCCCGGCGTCCTCGAGAAGTACGGCAAGGGCACGCCCAACGACTGGCTCGAGCGGCAGCTGCTGACGCCGCTCAACTGGCTCGGCATCCTGGTCATGCTCGCAGTCGACATCTACCTGTTCGGCTTCTTCGTTGGCCCGCTCGTCTGGGGCGTGCAGATGCTGTGGATTCCGTTCTGGGCCGCGGGGATCATCAACGGCGTGGGTCACGCCGTGGGCTACCGCAACTTCAGCGTGAAGGACCACAGCCGGAACATCCTGCCGATCGCCATCTGGCTCGGCGGCGAAGAGCTGCACAATAACCACCACGCCGATCCTCACTCCGCCAAGTTCAAGGCGAAGTGGTACGAGTTCGACATCGGCTGGATCTATCTCCGCCTCCTTCAGCTCTTCGGACTCGCCAAGATCGAGTACGCCCGTACGTAA
- a CDS encoding aldo/keto reductase: MHHYSAAVRAPRKADRLIAGCATREGTERYRGRHASNRAEDFYRPVADVLSVSSIGLGTYLGDCDDRTDAGYAVAAQQAARSGINLLDSAINYRCQRSERALGKALRALLSSGAESRDEIVVCTKAGYIPLDGAPPATRRDYDAQLKAQYFDSGIVSPDQVVAGGHCIAPRYLADQVQRSRRNLGLSTIDIYYLHNPEQQLDALSRDAFSDAIAAAFTQLEREVAAGNIGCYGCATWSGFRVAPGDKSHLSLAELLKIAETVGGTDHHFRVIQLPISLAMPEAVRVPTQPLGKAVVPLLQAAGELGITVIASAPLMQGQLTSGLPAKLAEAFPDLATDAQRAVAFVRSLPRVTSALVGMKSPAHLREQLEAVQR, translated from the coding sequence ATGCACCACTACAGTGCCGCAGTGCGCGCGCCGAGGAAAGCAGACAGGCTGATCGCGGGCTGTGCCACCCGCGAAGGCACCGAGCGATACCGCGGCCGGCATGCGTCGAACCGCGCCGAAGATTTCTACCGGCCGGTCGCCGACGTGCTCAGCGTATCGTCCATCGGGCTCGGCACCTACCTCGGCGACTGCGACGACAGGACCGACGCCGGGTACGCAGTGGCGGCGCAGCAGGCCGCGCGCTCCGGGATCAACCTGCTGGACAGCGCGATCAACTACCGCTGCCAGCGGTCCGAGCGCGCGCTCGGGAAAGCGCTGCGAGCACTCCTCTCCTCGGGCGCGGAGTCACGCGACGAGATCGTGGTGTGCACCAAGGCGGGCTACATACCGCTCGACGGCGCACCGCCCGCGACGCGCCGCGACTACGACGCGCAGCTGAAGGCGCAGTACTTCGATTCGGGCATCGTCTCGCCGGATCAGGTAGTCGCCGGAGGACACTGCATCGCGCCGCGTTACCTGGCCGACCAGGTTCAACGGAGCCGCCGCAACCTCGGCCTCTCCACCATCGACATCTATTACCTGCACAACCCCGAGCAGCAGCTCGATGCGCTGTCGCGCGACGCGTTCTCCGACGCGATTGCGGCGGCGTTCACGCAACTGGAGCGGGAAGTCGCGGCCGGGAACATCGGCTGCTACGGCTGCGCGACGTGGAGCGGATTCAGGGTCGCGCCGGGCGACAAGTCACACCTCTCACTCGCCGAGCTGCTGAAAATCGCGGAGACGGTCGGTGGCACCGACCACCATTTTCGCGTAATACAGCTGCCGATCAGCCTCGCGATGCCGGAGGCGGTTCGCGTGCCGACGCAGCCACTGGGCAAAGCCGTGGTTCCGCTGCTACAGGCGGCCGGCGAGTTGGGGATCACGGTGATCGCCAGCGCCCCGCTCATGCAGGGTCAGCTCACCAGCGGGCTGCCCGCCAAGCTCGCCGAAGCGTTTCCCGATCTCGCGACCGACGCGCAGCGGGCGGTGGCGTTTGTCCGCTCGCTCCCGCGGGTCACCTCCGCTCTGGTCGGCATGAAGAGCCCGGCGCACTTGCGGGAGCAGCTGGAAGCCGTACAACGGTGA
- a CDS encoding DUF1080 domain-containing protein has product MGLIRVVALSAALASPLAAQVQPQWEVHDTLRTLPRIVSVRGGPSDAIVLFDGRDLSEWRSVRGGAAPWQVRDGFVEVVPGSGDIETARGFGDVQLHIEWATPAEVSGEGQGRGNSGVFLMGLYELQILDSHENRTYADGQAGALYGQHPPLVNVSRSPGEWQTYDIVFRRPRFDSTMGAVLSPARMTVLHNGVLVQDNVELLGATAHRRRATYTAHADRLPIKLQDHGNRTRFRNVWARELEQP; this is encoded by the coding sequence ATGGGATTGATTCGCGTGGTGGCGCTGAGCGCCGCGCTTGCGTCGCCGTTGGCCGCCCAGGTTCAGCCGCAGTGGGAAGTGCACGATACGCTGCGGACGCTGCCGCGGATCGTGTCGGTGCGAGGTGGGCCGTCGGACGCGATTGTCCTGTTCGATGGAAGGGATTTGTCGGAATGGCGGTCGGTGCGGGGCGGCGCTGCGCCGTGGCAGGTGCGGGACGGGTTCGTCGAGGTCGTGCCCGGCAGCGGCGATATCGAGACGGCGCGCGGCTTCGGCGACGTGCAGCTGCACATCGAGTGGGCGACGCCGGCGGAGGTGAGCGGTGAGGGACAGGGGCGGGGGAACAGCGGCGTGTTCCTGATGGGGCTGTACGAGCTGCAGATCCTGGATTCGCATGAGAATCGCACGTACGCGGACGGGCAGGCGGGCGCGCTCTACGGGCAGCATCCCCCGCTGGTGAACGTGTCGCGCTCCCCGGGGGAGTGGCAGACGTACGACATCGTGTTCCGGCGGCCGCGCTTCGATTCGACGATGGGCGCGGTGCTGTCGCCGGCGCGGATGACCGTGCTGCACAACGGTGTGCTCGTGCAGGACAACGTCGAGCTGCTCGGGGCGACCGCGCACCGGCGGCGCGCGACGTACACGGCACATGCGGACCGGCTGCCGATCAAGCTGCAGGACCACGGCAATCGCACGAGGTTCAGGAACGTCTGGGCGCGCGAGCTCGAGCAGCCCTAG